The proteins below are encoded in one region of Pseudoduganella armeniaca:
- a CDS encoding ParD-like family protein, protein MGIVKISDQMHENLRIASGALSRSINAQAEHWLRIGLLAETNPDLNYSELCQLLLRGDTGGGPLRLAPLDRETLNA, encoded by the coding sequence ATGGGCATCGTCAAGATTTCCGACCAGATGCATGAGAACCTCCGCATCGCCAGCGGCGCCCTGAGCCGCTCGATCAATGCGCAGGCCGAGCATTGGCTGCGCATCGGCCTGCTGGCCGAAACCAATCCCGACCTGAATTACAGCGAGCTGTGCCAACTGCTGCTGCGTGGCGACACCGGCGGCGGACCGCTGCGGCTGGCGCCACTGGACCGGGAGACGCTCAATGCGTAA
- a CDS encoding VOC family protein, translated as MIKGLRTAIYPAPDLAAAKAWYTQVFGAEPYFDQPFYVGFNIGGFELGLIPDGTPGTTGTQVYWGVDDVETEVARIVGLGASVHSAVQDVGEGIRTAELADPFGNVLGLIQNPHFDPQAVK; from the coding sequence ATGATCAAAGGATTGCGCACCGCTATTTATCCCGCCCCCGACCTGGCCGCCGCGAAAGCGTGGTACACCCAGGTGTTCGGCGCGGAGCCGTATTTCGACCAGCCGTTCTATGTCGGCTTCAACATCGGCGGCTTCGAACTGGGCCTGATCCCGGACGGCACGCCGGGCACGACCGGCACCCAGGTGTACTGGGGCGTGGACGACGTAGAGACCGAGGTCGCGCGCATCGTCGGGCTGGGTGCGAGCGTTCACTCCGCGGTACAGGACGTGGGCGAAGGCATCCGCACCGCCGAGCTGGCCGACCCATTCGGCAATGTGCTGGGGCTGATCCAGAACCCGCATTTCGACCCGCAAGCGGTAAAGTAA